The Hyalangium gracile genome segment AGCAGGCGGCGCAAGCCGGGCGGGGACTCCTCCTGCTTGCCGCGAGAGGAGCTGGTGGGCTCGTCGGCGGCGCCTGTGCCTGTCAGCCCCAGCAGCGCGTCCGCAGAGATGTGGAGCACCGTGCAGAGTCGGCGCAGAGTCGGGACACTGGGCATCACCTTCCCGCGCTCCATGCGGCTGTAGACCATGGAGGTGATCTCCACGAGAGAGGCCACCTCCGCCTGGGTCAGTCCCGCGCGTTGCCGAGCCTCACGGGCCGCCTCGCCGATCTTCCTCGCTAGCTCTTCATTCATAGGTGAAGGGGAGAATACCTGATAGGCCTATCTCCCGGCTTGCCCGATCTGGGGGACAAACCCTCATCCGTGGGCCAGGTCAGGAGCGCCTCCAGGCTGTGCTGCTTGTGCGGAGCTACCTTGGTATACCTGACACGGGTAGGGTAGAAGTAGCGGCGATGGGGCTACACTCCGAGCCAGGAGCAGGGTGTGCCCAGGTCGGGTTGCGGCGCCAGCTCGGGGAGGTTGAACGCATGGGCGAGGGAGCTGCCCCGACACGGATGCGCCCGGATGGCCTGACCCTCGGAGCGGGGGCATGACGACGCCTGCGCCCTTGGAGATCCCTCCTGGAACGGATGTCCGCGGCTTCCTGATCGAGGGGAAGCTGGGAGCCGGCGGCTTCGGCACGGTGTACCGAGCTTGTCGGGGCGGGCAGCTGTACGCGCTCAAGTTCATCCACCGGAAGGCTGCAGGGGGCTGGGGCGAAGCGCGAGGTGGACATCCTCATGCGGCTGGCCCATCCGAACGTGGTCGGCTTCGAGGGGTGTGGCTTCTGGCCGGATGACACGCGCGAGTACCTCGTGGTCATCATGGTCTACGTGGAGGGGCGGCGGCTGGACGTGTGGGCCCAGGAGGAGAACCCGGATGCCCGTGCGGTGGCCCGGAAGGTTCTCATCGCGGGGAAGGCCCTCGAGGCAATCCACCGGGAGCACGTGGTTCACCGGGACTTGAAGGAGGCGAACATCATCGTTCGCTCCGCGGATGGCGAGCCGGTCGTCGTGGACTTCGGAGTGGCGGGCGGCCCG includes the following:
- a CDS encoding helix-turn-helix domain-containing protein; the encoded protein is MNEELARKIGEAAREARQRAGLTQAEVASLVEITSMVYSRMERGKVMPSVPTLRRLCTVLHISADALLGLTGTGAADEPTSSSRGKQEESPPGLRRLLTLVLRMDETQLQALTGMAGALLR